Genomic segment of Bacillus sp. SM2101:
TTCAACAAGCCATTCATCAAGTTCTCAGTCCGATATTTGAAAAACAGTTCAGTGAATTTAGTTACGGTTTCAGACCAAAAAGAAGTTGTGAGATGGCAATTATAAAAAGTTTGGAATTTCTGAATGATGAACACGATTGGGTAGTGGACATTGACCTCGAAAGATTTTTCGATACAGTCCACCACGATAAGCTCATGCGAATTATATCTAACACAATAGACGATGGAGATGTTATCTCACTAATAAGAATATACTTAGTTAGTGGGGTTATAGTGAATGGTAGATATGAAGAAACACCAGTCGGGACTCCGCAAGGAGGCAATCTCAGTCCTCTTTTAAGTAACATTATGTTGAACGAACTAGATAAGGAACTAGAAAATAGAGGATTACGATTCGTGAGGTACGCTGATGACAACCTTATCTTTGTGAAGAGCGAGAAAGCAGCTAATCGAGTAATGAAATCAATCGTAGGATTTATAGAAGAGAAACTAGGGTTGATAGTCAATGCCGAAAAGAGTAAAATATCTCGCCCAAAAGAACTGAAATTCTT
This window contains:
- the ltrA gene encoding group II intron reverse transcriptase/maturase, with product QQAIHQVLSPIFEKQFSEFSYGFRPKRSCEMAIIKSLEFLNDEHDWVVDIDLERFFDTVHHDKLMRIISNTIDDGDVISLIRIYLVSGVIVNGRYEETPVGTPQGGNLSPLLSNIMLNELDKELENRGLRFVRYADDNLIFVKSEKAANRVMKSIVGFIEEKLGLIVNAEKSKISRPKELKFLGFGYYYDTKNKRYQVKPHTNSVQKFQRKLRKLTKRNWSIQLDYRIVKLKQVIVGWVNYFRIANMKVVMKRIDEKLRSRIRVIIWKQWKIPRKQIKSLTQLGIPKEEAKGLTFCRKGYRYIGLSKVVQRAISNKRLKQRGIPSALEHYLKVHTVI